Genomic DNA from Gossypium hirsutum isolate 1008001.06 chromosome A01, Gossypium_hirsutum_v2.1, whole genome shotgun sequence:
TGGGGGCATGGAATATGCTTGTTACTTgcaacattattttttattatccgGGAAAAGAAATTGTCGAGTCAGGTAATCTCTTCTTATGATATAATCAACTTCTCAATATATATAACCATACAGCTTTTACATTGGCATGGAGAACTCTCAGTGTgtgttttctcttcttttcttgcTGTTTATTTGCTACTTCTTTGTGGGTCTCATCAATGATTAAACTGCTGAAAGAATAAGATTCACTGATGTTTTAATTGTGCCAGAAAAGTTGTAATACTTTCTCAACTTTTCATATTAATTTCGCTAACATGGTAAAATGGATGTGAGTGTGACATGAGATTATTCTACAAAGacatttttgttttacttttgtAAACAGCAAAGGTAGGGGCCACATTAATGCGTACTATGAACATGTCATGGATTTTGCGGAAACATAACTTTGCCATGGCTTTTGTTTTTGGTTTGACGGGTTCCTTTACAAAGTAGATATACCCGTTAGCTTTCTCCATTTGTGATATTTATCTTAGTTCCTTCTTCGTATAGTCTCTATTGATAGAAGCTAACTTATATTTCTTGGAAACTGCAGAAGCTTGGAGATATAACAGAAATGACATTTGGTGGCCGTTATGTTATTATGATGATGTCACTCTTCTCAATTTATACCGGGTTTATTTATAATGAGTGTTTCTCTGTAGCTTTTGATTTATTTGCTCCCTCAGCTTATGCTTGTCGTGATCTCTCTTGCCGGTATTTCACTTGCACTTTTGGGATGATATCAAATGTTGTATAATCGTCGTTTTTATGTATAATCCTTTATGGCTTTTCGACTTCCCTTTTGTAGGGATGCATATTCTATTGGTTTGATTAAGGTGCGTGACACTTACCCATTCGGGGTGGATCCTGCTTGGCATGGTACCCGTAGTGAGCTGCCATTCCTAAACTCTCTGAAAATGAAAATGTCAATCCTTCTTGGGGTGGCTCAGATGAACCTCGGAATTCTTTTAAGTTATAGCAATGCAACATTCTTTGGTAATAGTCTGAACATCTGGTAAGTTGATATGCCAATCGATATCTTAGCTTTGCCTACATATTCCAGGTTTTTATCCAACTGCTAAATACGATTGCCTTTGCTCATGCATTACTCAGGTTTCAATTTATCCCCCAGATGATATTTTTGAACAGCCTATTTGGTTATCTGTCACTCCTTATCATTGTGAAATGGTGCACGGGTTCGCAAGCTGATTTGTACCACATAATGATATATATGTTCCTGAGCCCTACTGATGAATTGGGTGACAATCAACTTTTTCCGTATCAAAAGACAGTTCAGGttatctctctttcttttttccttttaattattttaaaatttatatgtacATCCAACTTAACTTTCCTCCGCATTTCTTTCCAGCTTGTGCTATTATTACTTGCTTTGGTTTCCGTGCCATGGATGCTATTACCAAAGCCATTTCTTTTAAAGAAACGACATGAAAATGTATGGTATACTGCTATTTCTTGATTTCTTACTGAACATGTTTTCAGCATTACTTCCATCCTCTTGCCGTCACTTATTATATCCGCCTTTGTTTTAGAGGCATCAAGGCCAATCATACACACAAGTTCAAGGCACGGATGACGCTCTCTCAGAGGCAAAGCATGATTCCCATGGTCATGGTCACGAGGAATTTGAATTCAGTGAAGTCTTTGTGCATCAACTCATACATACCATAGAGTTTGTGCTCGGTGCCGTTTCAAATACAGCCTCATACCTTCGATTATGGGCCCTAAGGTATGCCGTTGGTAATCAAATTTATGCTTAGGCTCAACTTTACTTTTACTGAAATAACTTGTTGAAAAAATGCGAGCTAACAGTTGGATTGTTCTTTGATGCCTGATTTTCATAAAGAAATTGCTTTTTCTTTCCTACATGTGTTCCCCATAATTATTTACGCACTTAGACATGTGTTTGTTCTTTTGTACGAATGGTATCGGATTTTACGAAAGCCTAACAACAAATTCATCATGTTTGTCCTTCTTGTCCCGCAGTCTTGCTCACTCACAATTGTCAATTGTGTTCTACGAGAAGGTTCTTCTCCTTGCTTGGGGGTAACGTCTTTCACATTATCTTATGCTTATATGTTGCACTTTTTATCTCTTATGATATTGTTTTTATGACTTATTTTATAcactttttcatatatttggtgGATTATACTTTATACCAATGTCCTAATATATGTCGGACATGGATAATTCAAGAAAAATTAGGAGTTCATCATACATCTAACGTACATAGGGATATGCAAATGATAATGATGTGCGTTTTGCTCGCTACAGATACAACAATATGGTCATCCTCGTTGTTGgcatcatcatcttcatttttgCAACTGTCGGTGTATTGCTAATTATGGAAACCTTAAGCGCTTTCCTACATGCATTGAGACTTCATTGGGTCGAATTCCAGAACAAATTCTACGAGGGAGACGGTTACAAGTTCTATCCATTTTCATTCATCTTGATCGATGATGAAGACTATTGAAGCAACAAAGAATCGAATAAAAACGATTTCGGCGGAGTTGAATTTTGATAGAGATATGgagtttttgttgaaatttttttaaattcgaaaatCGGGTTTTAATGCATTCCCTGTAAGGGGGAGTTGAAACTTTCAACGGCCCCAACACTGCTTTTTTCCCTTCCGAttggtgattttttttttctttagttagCAGTTATTTAataatgttttgatataattttttttctatctaAATAAAAGAACTCAAAATTGTTTAGTTGTTGCGGTTGTCTTTGTATGGCAAGTCTAATTCATGAATATTTGTTCGGTGAAAGTACTAcagaaatttttgtttttattttaagatttagattgtattttgtcctACAAGAATTTTCATGTTGCTTTTACCATATTCCTATAGTTTATATTTATGACATAATATTTGCaagatcatattttatttttgttgaggAATTTTTTACCCCTTTAgagaaatttacaattttttttgtttagtgCCCTGTATTCTTTAACAAGTCCAGTATTATTTTCTGCGGaagatttttaataaaatttgagcgTCTAAAATGAGTTCATAGAGCAAGAGCATTGAACAAACGAATTTGAATgagttttaattgaatttttaattgaattttaacataaaatttagaTAAGGTAAAACTAAAATTCAAATGGGTAAATTgcactaaatttttttatcatcaactatgaaaagttacaaaatgatcactaaactattagtaaaatTCTTTTTTGATCAcctaactattcaattttttttatcattagtTGGCTAACAATGTTagcttttaaaattaacataataaccattttaaccttcaacatttataaattatatcaaatgatcttgatttaaaaaaaattaaccccaacatttacacattgtgtaatttagtctttttgttgcgattttacttttctttataaCATTGATGGttgattttaaaagaatgagaaaaataaaaattattaacttggatttttaagtattttcattttttatatattttcaatcaaaattaattgataaaatttttaactttttaggtaaaagaaaaactaaattgacataatgtataaatattgtgGGTTAAAActgttattatgtcaattttaaaagctgtTACCATAGTCCTGAtaacaaaaaagataaaattaaataattaaataatttttttataattaagcggcaaaaaaatactaataattaaatcatcgtattataactttttataatacCATTACGTATTGATTTTAATTCATTCAGGAACATTGGAAAGTTAAAGCCCTCGTGATTTGCGTACAACTTTTTTATTGACTATGTTTGATGGAGAATGCAAATATAATTTCTTTCAATAACTTAGATGCTGAAGTTTCGTTACTAATCTCTGTACTAggcataatttttctatttagttgtattttaatttggtttatttgaatttattaattttagttcCTATATTATGAGTtatcaatttggttttattttattttgattaatttatcaattttaatttttatatttttttaatattaaaattttgttcatgaattaaataataacaattaaatctattaagcaaaataatataaattttcatacaaattaGCATGGCATTACAAAGTAATTTATTTatggtataaaattttaaaaataataaaatttaattaataattttaatattttaaaaattgaaaagtattaAGGATTAGAAATACACGTAGAgctaatatacatatatagttaAAAAAAGAGAGCGAAGTGGGTAGTTTTTTAATGGGGGCGGGTATATAAAGGGCAAACTAGTAAAAAAGCTTAACTTCCTTGGTTTCTCTcagtttcattttgattttggattgatttgatttTCAGATCCAATTCCAAATTTCAAAGCATTAATTTTCAGTTTTCCACATCACAAAGCGCCAAAAAGGTCTTCGCTTATTGTGTTTTGATTTTTCAGTAAATACGTATCTACTCCTTATCCCCCAACTTAAACCCGAAGGCAGTGAACGGTCTTTGATGAAGCGGCGTCAGCAAGTTTAATACAATGGCGGAAGTTACGAGCATGAACAACTGCTCCAAAGACGGCGGAGCCATTGAAGCTGTGACTAAGAACGACTGTAATATCAACGGTACCGGTAAGGATATAATTAAAGTCACTGTAAAGAAAGCGAATGTGAAAGATCCGGAAATTTTCAGTTGCTTGCTTCAACCGGCGAGTTCCGATTCAGATCTCGATTCAATCGGTGTTCGGCGATTTCTACTCGCTCGCAAAGCTGAGTCCGGTGTTCATCGCCGACTTGTAAGCTTTTATTTGTTTTCTGTTAGTTTGGTTGCGTTTATTTGTAGGTTTTACCTGCGGATCTGAGTTTTGAATTGTTGACTAGTATGATTTTGAGCTAGTTTTAGGGGAATTATGGAGCCAATAATGCGGGTTCAGTATTCTACTTGTTTGTATTGGAACGGAAGGTTTTAAATTCATTTCTTTGTTGAAACACAAAGCAAAACAAGTTGTTTTCTCTAATTTCATTTTGCATTCACTGATTTTCCACGTTTTCACTTCATTCTAGTGTTTATTAACCTTCCATTTCATTTACAAAGAAGCGGTAAGCAAGAGTTTGTagcttttatttatgttttgtttaaattaatcTTTATTCGTTGATTGATATGAAGGATTGGAGATGTAATGGAAAAGGTTATGTGGCCTATCGAAATTACATTCGTAGGCCAAGAAACTGGGAGAATTCACAAATACCAAGCTATCCAAGCACTCCTGGAAACAGGTACCTTAATTATCCAGAACTTGCATTATTTTTAACATTTGTTTATGGAGTTATATTTGATGCACTAACTGCATGTAATTATATGcagatcataaaaaaatttaaaattaaattcacttatttttatttctaattatgTGGTATCTTCTGGTTTGCTGATAGTATGTAGAATTATACACAATCAGTGCATCAAATATTACCCCCATGATCATTTGCTTCTCGAAATGAGGTTATGAAAGTACCAATTGCGGTCGCATTTGTTAGATTGGATGAATGGTTAGGGTTAAGGATGTTTTATGAACAATCAACTGCTAATTTGTGAGttctattttaaagttttatgtttttatacAATTCTGACATCAGGGTAATTTACTGGTTGATGCATCAGTGGGCAATGGATGTTAACTTCAAGTCCACTCTCGCATTTGTCCGAGGTGGAAAGCTGGAGCTCAAGCAAGGTAGGTACAACATTTGTTACGTAATTAGTACTTTCAATCAATTAGGGTATGTGACTATTTTCTTAGTTTGCATTGTGCATTGCTGTCTGAATTCATTGAATAGTTGTTCATTTTATAATTGTTTGATCACTTTCCATGACAACTTATTCATCATGTTCTTGATGATGAAATGAAAGAACAGAAGATTTTCTTTTCCATTATAAAGGGATTTCCTGCATGTCAAGAGCTTGAAAGTTGTATGTTCTAATCTTGCAGTTAATATAAGACTTCAACCTTGATATATACAGGCTTTTAAAAGACATAGAAGAGTTTAATACTTTTCCTTGCAGGATTTACGGAGTGGTGCTTTGGCTTCAAACCATAGAACAAGTTTCAGCTCTAGCATTAGTGATAGTGATCGCCCACGTGGACAAGGAGTTGAACCTGCATATTCTTTTGTAGGAATGCACTGCATCTTTGATCAGTGCAAATCAGCTGGTACCTTTATTGTAAATCTTGAATGCAATCTACACTAGTTTCTTCTTTGTCATGCTACTTTGAGCAGTGAATTTCAATCTTTCAAAACTGAAGCAATCATTGGTCTTACATGTAGTTACGGTTTTGAAGTTCGGGCACATGAGTTCTGATCTACTTGCATATGGGGCTTCAGATGGGACTTTAACAGTTTGCAATGTCTCTGACCCCCCTACAGTTATCAATCAATTACAAGGGCATTCAAAAGATGTCACAGGTTGGATTTACTGGTATTGTATCTGTAGTCTTTCTTATAACTTAGACTAAAGTATATGTATCTGTGCTGCCTGCTAATGTCTTTCATTTAGTGAGATCACGGTCAACTTCATGTCTGGGTTACTTGCTCCATTTgacttcctttattttctttttggagtTACTTTGGAAATTGAACTAGATCAGCATGATTTTAGGTATGGATATTCACTTGATAGAAAATGGATGCTAGTTTACACTCATTAATGCATTTGATTACTcatgtaatagcataaggaaaaaactttacatacataatttttttatttaaaatggatGCTAATTTGCATACTACATTATTGTTATTCATATTAAATTTCTAGATATCAGTAACTAGGATTGAATTTTATTTCGATAACGATGATTTGTATCTAGTTTTTATTAATTATGTTTCTGATTTGCAACTGCATTCTCAGATTTTGACTTCTCGTCAAACAATCAATATATTGCATCATCATCAGCAGATAAGACTGTGCGAGTATGGGAATTATCAAAAGGCCTTTGCATACGAGTAATATATGGAGTCTCTCCACAATTGTGTATTCGCTTTCATCCTGTGAGTACATATCATCAGCATTAATAAGTCGTCCCATTCAGGCCATGGAAATTTTATATGGTTATTTATTCTGCATTTTCTTTTTATCTACCATAATCTTGAAACAAATTCTGTTCCAACCTAATTTTAATTGAGGCCACAACAAATTTGTTCTCTCTAATTTAACTATAATGTGTATCTTTAAGTTTAGTTCGGGTTTAACTGTCTactaaattgtttttatattttcatttctttGCCACAGGTAAATAACAACTTTCTTTCAGTTGGCAATGCAAATAAAGAGATTACTGTAAGTACTGCAAATCTTTGCTTTCTCAATTTATAGCTCTTGACAACAAAGTGGAAAATAACCCACTGATAATCTCAAGGCAACTTAATGAGCAATTACTGCAGTTGatttaatatgttaaattgtgTAGTTTATAATCATCAGATTCAGACTCTAAATGCATTGCTTCTTTCTCACTGATTTGtttgtgaattttgatgtttagCTTGTGGTACGAGACAGGCCTCTGCCTGTTTAAAAATCCATTATGAAATAGCCAGTTGGCTGCTTCCATATATTTTAATCTTCATTCATTTCGTACTTAGGTGTACATCTGTATGTGTTTGAATTTTCTAAGCTCTCGTATTTAGGCTTTCAAAAATTAGGAATCTAAACTTCTGTCAGTTGTCCACAGCAACTAAAACTGCATATTCTTATCTACTTCAATCAATCCCATCATTTAATTGATAGCTTCCTTTTTTTTCTGTACACCAGGTGTTCAATTTCAGCACGGGGAGAGTTATTGCCAAATCCATCTTCGATAGTGAGGTTACCTCAATGGACCATGATCATACTGGTCATCTCATTTTCTGTGGTGATGCACAGGTATCTCTCCATGTGTCCATGTCGTAATTGGAGAATCAAAGAAATTTGTTAATAGTCTTTACAGGAAGTTTCTAACGAGATAACATTTGTAGGGATGTATATACTCTGTAACTATGGACTCCCGCACAGGTGCGTTGTCCCGTTCTCATCGTTATAGAAGTAGCAGTAAACAGAAATTTCCAATCACAACTGTGCAGTACCGAAGTTTCTCGTTACTGGCTGGTGGCCCAGTGCTGCTGACATGTACTAAAGATGGAAGTCTTTCTTTCTTTAGGTTCGTTAAGAACACTATGCCTTCTACTTCCAGTCTTTATGTTGTGTAACTGAAATAGTAAGCTCGCATTGCAGTGTTGCTTTGGAAGTACAAGGTTACTTGACCCTGCGTTGCTCGCTTAAATTAACTCCGAGAATACACAGTATTCGAGCATCCTTCTGCCCTCTGCTTTCCCTCAATAAGGGAGAATATATAGGTTTGTATCTCCCAACTTAATTGCCACTTACAAGTACGGATGTAATGAAATACTGATGCTCGCAAACTATTCGAgtttgactcgaaatttttttaattctattcgGTACTTATCAAGTGAGCTCAAGCTATCAGTCGAGCTGAATTCAAGCTTAGTAATACTTGACTCGAACAACTCACAAACCTTATCGAGCttgttatgtttttatattattgaattattatattaCCCTTAATACATATCATTAACTTTAAGCTTAGTTATTGAGCCGAGCTCAAGCTCGAGTACAAAAATTGGTAAACGAGCTTAATTGAGCTCGAGCTTAAAAGTAGATGTTCAATTGATCTCGGCCCGAGTATCGAGCTCCAAATTTGAAGTCAAACTCAAGCTTGAGCTGGACAATATTCGGGCTGGGCTCAATTACACCCCTACTTACAATACAACTTCATTCTCAAATCATGTATATCATTTCTGACATTATGTTGTTTCGTGCCGTGAAGTTGCTGGGAGCGAGGATTCAAATGTCTATTTCTATGATTTAACTCGGCCGAAACATACATGCGTAAATAAGCTACAGGTAATACTCTCTCGAGTACTAGTGGATAACTTGTTCGAAACTTCTTTACTAATGTCCTGTTAACAATTTGAGTAATTGATGTCCGCAGGGTCATCGTTTTCCGGTTTTAGTAGTAGCTTGGAATCACGGGGAGAACTTTTTGGCTTCAGCAGACCTGTATGGCGTTGTTATAGTATGGAAGAGAGCAAAAACGAGTTAAAAAggcaatatataaacattataCAACGATATAAGGTAAAAAAAACACtctcaaacacatacatataGATGCATTAAACTGAACAAGGAAAATCGGCTTTATTCGCTCAGATTGATCAttctttgtttatttcatttgagtATTGAATTGTTCCTATGTTTCATTGTCTGCCATTGATGAGTAAGCCGTGTGATCATTGTTCGACTCAAATTTTTAGTTcgtcatatttttcttttagttaCATGTTGAGGAAATTTAGGGGGGAGAAAGGCCCAATTGCTACAAACTTGGGGTAGACCAGATTTGGGGGGGGGGATGAAAAGcatgtagattagtttattttcTGCTTTGTGTAATTTTAGTCACTGCGCCAAAAATTGTAGAATTACATTGTTAtgaatttgatttctttttattatttgtgATTGGTTGTGGGTCCAAAAACAGTCATTAGTTATTCATTCATTTATGGCATACTACGTGTTGTGCTTAGGTGTATCTTAAGAGGTAATATAGTAGTTACTCTTATCGTCTTATATTATGCGTTGGGCTCAGGTGTTAATGAATCAAGTTTAGACTAATTCAACAAGtgatttaaaaatttagatatGTTTTGATTGGAGGTCGACTCCTTTCGGGTAAGTCTTCAACCTGTCATTCGTTGGGAGACAATAGACCCCTCAATAGGTTGGTGTTGTCGTCAATCTGAGTTTTGTTTCGCTATTTGGCGGGGATCCCCAGTGCCTATAATGGCAGATTTAGTAAAGTGGGAGTGCCTTGTTAAGATGGACCTGGACCTTGTGTGACATCACTTATCAAGGGGATGTGAACATTCACACTTGGTAGCATTTAAGTCCATGCTTTTAAACAACATCAATGGGCATCTATCCTACGGTTTGATTAACCTAATTTGTTGaagcattttgattttttttggagaAGTTTTTAAATTGATGAATCCCTCAAAAAGTCAGTATCATTCTCACTCTCAACTTTGTGGAAAGTTAAAGAGTGAAGGTGATAAGTTCGATAAAATGAGAGTGCCTCATCGAAATAGATTATGCTTATATATGTACTTGGTAGGATTTAAATTTACCTATCTAGGTTTAAAGGTCTGTTCAAAATTTGAGAGGGTTGggataaaaatattaagcttgaaaatgggCTTAGTTAAAAATATTAGGCTCGTTTAAAATATGAGCTAAGCTCAAGCTTGAACATTCAAAGCTCGAGTTTGGCCTGACCTGACCTAATTTtagcttataatattttatgttatatttttttatattatgtaatttagaacatattaaaaaaataaatccatactaaatatataatattataatataaacataaaataatatgattatataaaaattttcaataaataaaaaaatgtataaaattattaaatattaaaataatataggaGAATTTAAAATAGGtttggattaattttttataaatatgagtAAATTTTGACAAACTTTTAAGTATATATTTCAAGTCGAGTCAAgctaaaatatattaatattatgtttaAGTCTGACTTGACTTGCCCGTGATACCCTTTAATTTGAATACATGTCCTTAAATGACATCAATGGGCATCTATAACATTCGCTTGATTAACTATATTAAAACCAAcccattaaaattaaaaaaaataaaaatataagattttaGTTAttgcatttaattttaatttatttaaaaaactcaCTTTGTGTTTTTCTTCTCTCTCCTCAGATGTAAAAAATCCGAAATTTGAATTTCGACATATAATCACTGCACCAAAGGTAGAGAAACAGTGAAGTTTTATATAGCATACAATACAACCTTAATTTACAATCCAGATACatacatatggcataaaaaaaaaaccataaaggTTTTCAAACCAGCTAAGTCAGCCAGTCTCAAACTCAACCATCGtggtaaaaattaaaactatCGTCTCTCAACTAAAACACTAGAAGTTTATGTACATTCTTTTTCACCTCCGTCGTCGTTTTTTTGCATCCACCTAAGTCACAATGTTGATATTTAAAGGTTAATAACAAATACATAGTAACTAAATAATCTACTAATACTACAATCATTTCATGTAGATCTGCAGGTATAATTAAGCTGAGCCAAGCTTGAATATTGATAAAATCAATCTCAAAAATTTAGAGTTCAATATCTAAATTTGATTGAACATCTATTTTCAAGTTCAAACTCAACTCGAGATATAGTCGAGTTACTTGAACTCGAGTTTCACTAGGCTTGtttttcaattttcatgcttAACCTCAAAACTCAAGCTCGATTTAAGTTTGTAGGTGTTCAAGCTCAGGCTCAACTCGATAATGAGCTTAGGGTTAAtacaaaaattatttcaaatatatattaaatagacTCGTGAACCGTCCTGGTTGAGTATTATTAAACTTTAATCCGACTCAATGATGAGTTCAAAGAGAGAATTATTTAATAGAGTTCAAAGTTTTTTTCAAGTTATATTCAAGCATCTTACAAGCATCACATTTAAACCTCTAAATTGCCCTATCCATTAGGTCTAAAACTAGTCAATTCACGTTTCGAAACATTGTATTATGGATTGATATCATTAGGGCTTGAGGAGATGTTTTCTAGGATGAGTCATTATGAGTTGAGATAAATTCAATTCAAGTTCAACTCATTTTGAATTACTAGTTCGGGTTATTCTAGCTAGAATTATTTCAAGTTTGGGTTGAACTCATATTCAAGTCGTTGACTTTTATGTTCAAATAGAATCAGAATCGATTTGGGTTCAAATTGATAAAGTTTGGTCGAAATTGTTAATCCTACAATCCCTAACAATGTTCAACGACATGATACATTCTCTTTATACTCTCTTTCCCTTTAGTCTAGGTTAAGTGTAAGTATCGAAAGACCATATTTTTTACACTTACTAGACATGGATTTTGAATCTGAtactaaaaaaaaaggaaatgattaaaatatgtcataagtctacataatcttcacaaatttaaaatttagtcctagTGCTTTTATTTCTAGACATTTAATTCCTCtacttttctaattttaaaattcaggtccaATTGTTATAATTACATAGCTATCAAgtaagtatttttattattatttcaaaatgcAACATAAACaaatttaacagtgttaacagttaaatttaaattttaaaatatgaaaagtagaaagacttaaatttcaaatttaaggaTTTATGCCATATTTTAACCAGAAAAAATTATAAGACTAGAAGGAATTAGGAATTTGCTACCTTTGTATCCAAGTCTACGGAAGAGGCAAGGGAATTCTGCAACTTCTTCGGATCTTCGGATAAACAAGTTTCACAAAAATAGTGATCGAGTAATTTCACCTCTTCTGCTGTCATTTCTATACAAGCAGGGTGAAACCTGAATCAAAAGTGCATTCCCACATACTACATAAATTTAAGTGTTAATAAAGGAGCCTTTCAATTGTAGTGTAGAATAAATAGGTGAAAATGTTGAGTAAACACAATGAAGCAATTGCATGAAGAAATGATACTACGTCAACGTATCATGTCCCGTAactaaaattatatgaaaatgtaACTAAGTCATTAATATGTCACACaagtaattaaattaagaaaaaaatatttcagCAATGCATTTATAATTTACTTAACATAATTTGACTGGAAATAATATATGCTAATATGATGTCCCCAGTCTATACAATTTTTTCTCGTGATCTTTGCTATTATagagaaaataaattctaatacTAAATTTAGTTATTAGTGTAATACCATGAGAAAAATACTAACACAATGAAAATTCGTTATAGTAATCTTGGAGAAAGAGCCGTACAAAGCAGTGATATTGCGTCAGCATATATTATTTCCACTTAAATCATGTTACgtaattaatattatatgaaaaGGCAACTGAATCATTAACACATCACATacgtaattaaaaaatattttagccaATGCATTTATGATTCGGTTAACTTCTCACACAGTTTTGATTATGTAATgtgatttgagtgaaaataatATACCTTaatgtaatattattatttcatacaAACTTTCATACAAACTTTTTTTCGTGATCTTGTTATTATATAAAAGATAAATACTGAGGTTACATTTAGTTACTAGCGTAATAATATGAAGAAAATGCATATTTAATACACATGTattaaagtagataaatttaaattaaaaaataattataataaatttaaatttgaaattagaatgatgagtaaaaattcttgtaaaaaataagaccactttaaaagaaaaactttcTTCCTCTTCACTAAAAGTAAATAATGAGAGTAACTaaatatt
This window encodes:
- the LOC107936945 gene encoding WD repeat-containing protein 13: MAEVTSMNNCSKDGGAIEAVTKNDCNINGTGKDIIKVTVKKANVKDPEIFSCLLQPASSDSDLDSIGVRRFLLARKAESGVHRRLDWRCNGKGYVAYRNYIRRPRNWENSQIPSYPSTPGNSGQWMLTSSPLSHLSEVESWSSSKDLRSGALASNHRTSFSSSISDSDRPRGQGVEPAYSFVGMHCIFDQCKSAVTVLKFGHMSSDLLAYGASDGTLTVCNVSDPPTVINQLQGHSKDVTDFDFSSNNQYIASSSADKTVRVWELSKGLCIRVIYGVSPQLCIRFHPVNNNFLSVGNANKEITVFNFSTGRVIAKSIFDSEVTSMDHDHTGHLIFCGDAQGCIYSVTMDSRTGALSRSHRYRSSSKQKFPITTVQYRSFSLLAGGPVLLTCTKDGSLSFFSVALEVQGYLTLRCSLKLTPRIHSIRASFCPLLSLNKGEYIVAGSEDSNVYFYDLTRPKHTCVNKLQGHRFPVLVVAWNHGENFLASADLYGVVIVWKRAKTS